One stretch of Armigeres subalbatus isolate Guangzhou_Male chromosome 2, GZ_Asu_2, whole genome shotgun sequence DNA includes these proteins:
- the LOC134209894 gene encoding uncharacterized protein LOC134209894: protein MKKFCFIHTSATVSSSPVPVQSQPSSSPSQPSSSPVPVQSQSSPSPVPVLSQSSPSAVPVQSQSGPSPVSIWSQSGPSPVTGQTQSGPSSVPVQPQFRPSPFPAQSQSLRSHSSPIPVPAQSQSGLSPVPVLYQSSPSPVPAQFNPSSVPVQSQFSPSSVPVRSQSGLSLVAVRSQSRPSPAPVQAQSSLSPVPVPAQSQSLRSHSSPSPVSVQSQSSSSPVPAQFQPSSSPVSAQFQPSPSPVPVRSHSSPSSVPVPVRSHSSPIPVPVFPSDPIPVPAQSQSSPSPDPVPPVLFQSQSSSSPVPAQSQSSPSPIPVQYQSGPIPVPVQSQSSPVQSQSRPSPVPVQSQSSPSPVPVQSHSSPSTVPV, encoded by the exons TTCCAGTCCTGTGCCAGTCCAGTCCCAGCCCAGCTCCAGTCCGTCGCAGCCCAGTTCCAGTCCTGTACcagttcagtcccagtccagtcccagccCAGTTCCAGTCCTGTCCCAATCCAGTCCCAGTGCAGTCCCAGTTCAGTCCCAGTCCGGTCCCAGTCCGGTATCAATCTGGTCGCAGTCCGGTCCCAGTCCAGTTACAGGCCAGACCCAGTCCGGTCCcagttcagtcccagtccagcCCCAGTTCAGGCCCAGTCCATTCCCAGCCCAGTCCCAGTCCCTCCGGTCCCATTCCAGTCCCATTCCAGTTCCAGCCCAGTCCCAGTCCGGTCTCAGCCCAGTTCCAGTCCTGTACCAGTCCAGTCCTAGTCCAGTCCCAGCCCAGTTCAATCCcagttcagtcccagtccagtcccagttcagtccCAGTTCAGTCCCAGTCCGGTCCCAGTCCGGTCTCAGTCTGGTTGCAGTCCGGTCCCAGTCCAGACCCAGTCCAGCCCCAGTTCAGGCCCAGTCCAGTcttagtccagtcccagtcccagccCAGTCCCAGTCCCTCCGGTCCcattccagtcccagtccagtctcagtccagtcccagtccagttctAGCCCAGTTCCAGCCCAGTTCCAGCCCAGTTCCAGCCCAGTTTCAGCCCAGTTCCagcccagtcccagtccagtacCAGTCCGGTCCCATtccagtcccagttcagtcccagtcccagtccggTCCCATTCCAGTCCCATTCCAGTTCCAGTCTT TCCCTCCGATCCCATTCCAGTCCCAGCCCAGTCTCAGTCCAGTCCCAGCCCAGACCCAGTCCCTCCGGTCCtattccagtcccagtccagttccagcCCAGTTCCagcccagtcccagtccagtcccagtccgaTCCCAGTCCAGTACCAGTCCGGTCCCATtccagtcccagttcagtcccagtccagtccagtccagtcccagtcccgtcccagtccagtcccagtccagtcccagtccagtcccagtccagtcccagtccagtcccattCCAGTCCCAGTACAGTCCCAGTCTAG